In Rubrobacter radiotolerans DSM 5868, a genomic segment contains:
- a CDS encoding tetracycline resistance MFS efflux pump, protein MSAAADRPSVAVLFVTVFLDMVGYGIVVPLLPFFAREYGVGATEVGLLVSLYALMQALGGPFLGGLSDAVGRRPVILACLLAASGAYLLLALAGAFWAVALAVGLAGLAGGTPATAQAYIADSTAADDRARGLGLIGAAFGLGLMVGPALGGLLSLVSLPAPALGASALAFANFTLGVFVLRESLPKSSRRSVGLVRLNPVSQFAGLLRVAGIRPFLLSVLLLNLALSGLVTNFPLFGEARFGWGPAESGLFFAFVGVCAVATQGAAVGPLQRAFGEGRMLVVGLAVAATGLWAVAAAPAGWALYPLVGAVAVGFGAAIPAVAALISRRVPASGQGRLMGGQQTLLSLTLVFGPPLAGATFDTLGPGAPYLLGGTLALGAALAATRALGRE, encoded by the coding sequence TTGAGCGCCGCTGCCGACCGGCCTTCGGTCGCCGTTCTCTTTGTCACGGTCTTTCTGGACATGGTCGGGTACGGCATCGTCGTGCCGCTGCTGCCGTTCTTTGCCCGGGAGTACGGCGTCGGGGCGACGGAGGTCGGGCTGCTCGTCTCGCTCTACGCGCTGATGCAGGCCCTCGGCGGTCCGTTTCTCGGAGGGCTCTCGGACGCGGTCGGGCGGCGGCCGGTGATCCTGGCGTGTCTGCTCGCGGCGAGCGGAGCGTACCTGCTGCTCGCGCTCGCGGGGGCCTTCTGGGCGGTCGCGCTCGCGGTCGGACTGGCCGGACTCGCGGGCGGGACCCCGGCGACGGCGCAGGCGTACATCGCGGACAGCACCGCCGCGGACGACCGGGCGCGGGGGCTCGGGCTGATCGGGGCCGCCTTCGGGCTCGGGCTGATGGTCGGTCCGGCGCTCGGGGGGCTCCTGAGCCTCGTCTCCCTTCCGGCCCCCGCTCTCGGGGCCTCGGCCCTCGCTTTTGCGAACTTCACGCTCGGCGTCTTCGTGCTTCGCGAGTCGCTCCCGAAGAGCTCCCGCCGGAGCGTCGGCCTCGTTCGTCTGAACCCCGTCTCGCAGTTCGCGGGGCTCTTGCGCGTCGCGGGGATCCGGCCCTTCCTGCTCTCGGTCCTTCTCCTGAACCTCGCGCTCTCGGGGCTCGTAACGAACTTCCCGCTCTTCGGGGAGGCGCGCTTCGGGTGGGGTCCGGCCGAGAGCGGGCTCTTCTTCGCCTTTGTCGGGGTGTGCGCGGTCGCGACGCAGGGCGCGGCGGTCGGGCCGCTTCAGCGGGCGTTCGGGGAGGGTCGGATGCTCGTGGTCGGGCTTGCGGTGGCGGCGACCGGGCTCTGGGCGGTCGCGGCGGCCCCGGCGGGCTGGGCGCTCTACCCGCTCGTCGGGGCGGTCGCGGTCGGGTTCGGGGCGGCGATTCCGGCGGTTGCGGCTCTGATCTCTCGCAGGGTGCCCGCCTCGGGACAGGGACGGCTTATGGGCGGGCAGCAGACGCTTCTGAGCCTGACGCTCGTCTTCGGGCCGCCGCTCGCCGGAGCGACCTTCGACACGCTCGGGCCGGGAGCGCCGTACCTTCTCGGGGGGACGCTCGCGCTCGGGGCGGCGCTCGCAGCGACGAGGGCGCTCGGGCGGGAGTAA